In Nocardia asteroides, a single genomic region encodes these proteins:
- a CDS encoding alpha/beta hydrolase, with the protein MHAREDLTFPAGAEHCASWWYPPRGATAPAPVVVMAHGLSGTRRDRLGAFAERFADAGCGALLFDHRGFGESGGERDLFVPARQLADWHAAIAFARSRGQADPERIVTFGSSMGGGNALAAAAADLRIAAVISQVPFLDIRTQAYRAATSVRLRMLLVAARGGHLPAVGRPDEPAFINAPDSERGWRRVVATGEDSRWRNRASARWLLGPAFRPIRSADGLHCPWLVCVGGADRVAAPGPAIRAARSAPHGELRIYPGVDHFDIYDGPAHEALVTDQLDFLHRHLGTTGLR; encoded by the coding sequence ATGCACGCACGCGAAGACCTGACCTTCCCCGCCGGCGCCGAGCACTGCGCGAGCTGGTGGTACCCGCCGCGCGGCGCCACCGCACCGGCGCCGGTCGTCGTCATGGCACACGGCCTCAGCGGCACCCGCCGGGACCGGCTCGGCGCGTTCGCCGAGCGCTTCGCCGACGCCGGCTGCGGCGCCCTGCTTTTCGACCACCGCGGCTTCGGGGAGAGCGGCGGCGAGCGCGACCTGTTCGTCCCCGCCCGCCAGCTCGCCGACTGGCACGCCGCCATCGCCTTCGCCCGGTCACGCGGACAGGCGGACCCCGAGCGGATCGTCACCTTCGGCTCGTCCATGGGCGGCGGGAACGCGCTGGCCGCAGCCGCGGCCGACCTGCGGATAGCCGCGGTGATCAGTCAGGTGCCGTTCCTCGATATCCGCACCCAGGCCTACCGCGCCGCCACCTCGGTGCGGTTGCGCATGCTGCTGGTCGCCGCCCGCGGTGGTCACCTGCCCGCCGTCGGCCGGCCCGACGAGCCCGCCTTCATCAATGCCCCGGACAGCGAGCGGGGGTGGCGCCGGGTCGTCGCCACCGGCGAGGATTCCCGGTGGCGGAACCGGGCCAGTGCGCGGTGGCTGCTCGGGCCCGCGTTCCGGCCGATCCGCTCGGCCGATGGGCTGCACTGCCCGTGGCTGGTCTGCGTCGGTGGCGCCGATCGGGTTGCCGCGCCCGGCCCGGCCATCCGCGCCGCCCGCAGCGCGCCACACGGGGAGCTGCGGATCTACCCCGGGGTCGACCACTTCGACATCTACGACGGCCCGGCGCACGAAGCGCTCGTCACCGACCAGCTCGACTTTCTGCATCGGCACCTCGGGACGACCGGACTGCGGTAA
- a CDS encoding phosphoenolpyruvate synthase, with protein MLGAGGGGKAAGLRALVAAGARVPEWTVLGTEVFAGFLAAAGLGERLAAFAGAPDLDSALTAAADLRKAVTEAALPAEVLAVIETAYGRVGGTVAVRSSGVGEDGGADSFAGQFDSFLHVTGAEAVAERVRQCWASGFAERAVRYAFARDRPPITELAVVLQRFVAARASGVLFTVDPVTGDADRLVVSAVYGLGEGLVSGAVDADTAVIDPSGAVLELTVGAKEQEYLPGPGNGLQAVDVSAERRAAQVLDAAELADLARHGRELAAALGSPQDIEWAVDADGLWFLQARPITTIGAPPRTLDQALDQGAGEDVPAGELRIWDNSNIIESFNGITSPLTFTVAAGIYGRVYRGYAESLGVPEPQLRQLDSWTPYLLGRFNGRVYYNLLHWYRMVGIAPGYPLNRKVLEAALGVAEPLPDEIAKTLRPFTFGSPLRRAGSRLRTAVIYRRRLRDIDSMMAAFSAEFYRVYDRYEAVEYTGGAEAYAAYREVDRDLVERWGPMMVLDAILLTLTGTMFLLTKLFLPRAPESLLYALLGPGADVESAEPARAMTDLAERAYADTAVAELVRGTDPGQTLAALREAGHREFLHEVDDYLDRYGYRSLDELKLEIPDLREDPAGLFVMLRSALGRIGADGTAVPGSDTIDPDAYLDEHLRGIRRRIYDRARAKTTRCAAHRERLRFCRTRAFGMVKRMIRAMGRDLAARGVLDDFTDVFTLTVDELCECYDSAPAPELRDRIAARRVARTADAALVAPARFETRGTDFTPAALAAQGWVPVTDIPAAEPGDVLGGIPSAAGVVEGYAVVVDEPRDVAGGILVTYRTDPGWVAALPSASALVIERGSPLTHVAIVARELGVPTVVQVPGSTRRLRTGMRIRVDGTAGTVTVLSGGGAESGA; from the coding sequence GTGCTCGGAGCGGGCGGCGGCGGGAAGGCGGCCGGGCTGCGGGCCCTGGTGGCCGCCGGGGCGCGGGTGCCGGAGTGGACGGTGCTCGGGACCGAGGTGTTCGCCGGATTCCTGGCGGCCGCCGGGCTGGGCGAGCGGCTCGCCGCCTTCGCGGGCGCCCCGGATCTCGACTCCGCCCTGACCGCCGCCGCCGACCTGCGCAAGGCTGTCACCGAGGCGGCGCTGCCCGCGGAGGTGCTCGCGGTGATCGAGACCGCCTACGGGCGGGTCGGCGGGACCGTCGCGGTGCGCTCGTCCGGGGTCGGCGAGGACGGTGGCGCGGATTCCTTTGCCGGGCAGTTCGATTCCTTCCTGCACGTCACCGGCGCCGAGGCGGTGGCCGAGCGGGTGCGGCAGTGCTGGGCCTCCGGCTTCGCCGAGCGGGCGGTGCGCTACGCCTTCGCCCGCGACCGGCCGCCGATCACCGAGCTGGCGGTGGTGCTCCAGCGCTTCGTCGCGGCGCGGGCGAGCGGCGTGCTCTTCACCGTCGACCCGGTCACCGGCGACGCCGACCGGCTGGTGGTCAGCGCGGTGTACGGCCTGGGCGAGGGGCTGGTCTCCGGCGCCGTCGACGCCGACACCGCCGTCATCGACCCGTCCGGCGCCGTGCTCGAGCTGACGGTCGGCGCCAAGGAGCAGGAGTATCTGCCCGGCCCCGGCAACGGTCTACAGGCCGTCGACGTCTCCGCCGAGCGGCGGGCAGCCCAGGTGCTCGACGCCGCCGAGCTGGCCGACCTCGCCCGGCACGGCCGCGAGCTGGCCGCCGCGCTCGGCTCCCCGCAGGACATCGAGTGGGCCGTCGACGCCGACGGCCTGTGGTTCCTGCAGGCCCGCCCGATCACCACCATCGGCGCCCCGCCGCGCACCCTCGACCAGGCGCTCGACCAGGGCGCGGGCGAGGACGTGCCCGCGGGCGAGCTGCGTATCTGGGACAACTCGAACATCATCGAGAGCTTCAACGGCATCACCTCGCCGCTCACCTTCACCGTGGCGGCCGGCATCTACGGCCGGGTGTACCGCGGCTACGCGGAGTCGCTCGGTGTGCCGGAACCGCAACTGCGACAGCTCGATTCGTGGACCCCGTACCTGCTCGGCCGCTTCAACGGCCGGGTGTACTACAACCTGCTGCACTGGTACCGCATGGTCGGCATAGCACCCGGCTACCCGCTGAACCGCAAGGTGCTGGAGGCGGCGCTCGGCGTCGCCGAGCCGCTGCCGGACGAGATCGCGAAGACCCTGCGCCCCTTCACCTTCGGCTCCCCGCTGCGCCGAGCAGGCTCCCGGCTGCGCACGGCTGTTATCTATCGGCGCAGGCTGCGCGATATCGACAGTATGATGGCGGCGTTCAGCGCTGAATTCTACCGGGTCTACGACCGCTACGAGGCGGTCGAGTACACCGGCGGCGCCGAGGCGTACGCCGCCTACCGCGAGGTGGACCGCGACCTGGTCGAGCGGTGGGGCCCGATGATGGTGCTCGACGCCATCCTGCTCACCCTCACCGGCACCATGTTCCTGCTCACCAAGCTGTTCCTGCCGCGCGCGCCGGAATCGCTGCTCTACGCCCTGCTCGGGCCCGGCGCCGACGTGGAGTCGGCCGAACCGGCCCGCGCCATGACCGACCTCGCCGAACGCGCGTACGCCGACACGGCGGTCGCCGAACTGGTCCGCGGCACCGACCCCGGGCAGACCCTCGCCGCCCTGCGGGAAGCGGGCCACCGCGAATTCCTGCACGAGGTGGACGACTACCTCGACCGCTACGGCTACCGCAGCCTGGACGAGCTCAAGCTGGAGATCCCCGACCTGCGCGAGGACCCGGCCGGGCTCTTCGTCATGCTGCGCTCCGCGCTCGGCCGGATCGGCGCCGACGGCACCGCGGTCCCCGGCTCCGACACCATCGACCCCGACGCCTACCTGGACGAACACCTGCGCGGCATCCGCCGCCGGATCTACGACCGGGCGCGGGCCAAGACCACCCGCTGCGCCGCGCACCGCGAGCGGCTGCGGTTCTGCCGCACCCGCGCCTTCGGCATGGTGAAGCGGATGATCCGGGCCATGGGGCGCGACCTCGCCGCGCGCGGCGTGCTCGACGATTTCACCGACGTCTTCACGCTCACCGTCGACGAGCTGTGCGAGTGCTACGACAGCGCGCCCGCCCCCGAGCTGCGCGACCGGATCGCCGCGCGGCGGGTCGCGCGCACCGCCGATGCCGCGCTGGTCGCCCCGGCCCGGTTCGAGACGCGCGGAACGGATTTCACGCCGGCGGCGCTGGCAGCGCAGGGCTGGGTCCCGGTCACCGACATCCCGGCGGCGGAGCCGGGCGACGTGCTCGGCGGCATCCCGTCGGCGGCGGGCGTGGTCGAGGGCTACGCGGTGGTGGTGGACGAACCGCGCGACGTGGCGGGCGGCATCCTGGTCACCTACCGCACCGACCCGGGCTGGGTGGCGGCGCTGCCGTCGGCGTCGGCGCTGGTGATCGAGCGGGGCAGCCCGCTCACGCACGTGGCGATCGTGGCGCGCGAACTCGGGGTGCCGACGGTGGTGCAGGTGCCCGGCAGCACCCGCAGGCTGCGGACCGGGATGCGGATCCGGGTGGACGGGACAGCGGGCACGGTCACCGTGCTCTCCGGAGGAGGAGCCGAGAGTGGAGCCTGA
- a CDS encoding AMP-binding protein, giving the protein MEPDEHVATIRDWLAAPATDAGVYFAEEGDGWEYRSYAELAELSWSIAALMRERGLPGGAGVCVIMPTGFPCAAAFYAVWACGGIFTPVAPPLFGDLGQYIAHVAAILEQAQPRLVVTSVEFADLARQAHAAAGRTDEPLVVDPATLPAAGDREFSDPDECALLQFTSGSTGTPRGVRVSWPNLATNVGMISRLVDWRPGEAMVSWLPLYHDMGLVGAFLTTVTNQGDLYLMRPDQFVRDPARWLRAMTKAQHSPSPSFALGYVAHRVRAEEIAGLDLSGWRTLAVGSEPVELADLRSFAALTGPLGFSTRAYTLAYGLAESTLMVTSSARDRPITALRVDTAGLRFGAPVPVLEVAELRDGASVEGTGWITGLGFSTPESTVRVVDSAGVELPDGTLGEMTVVGGSVALGYSGPPGPASSTRIEGGVLYSGDAGFLYRGEVFVLGRMGSSLKVRGKPVFMEDIESRVAQEAGITKGKLAAVAVPDAGNQGIVLFAESAPGEWLAKAHNIIRGELGPAQTVRIVTGPRGIIQRTSSGKPRRRHMWELFRSGGIPGSEVYEPDPSVVGADGRESRAARARPGPALPAERVAGLLEAALRQVRVPEGAAVLFEGSLAEGFGNAGSDVDFLVVAAGDEELPTLPTVLFVDGRRVEIRTRSVAQLHRQLVTVAEGSALGEDVLNRCQRFLGATVVRSGAAVDLDALRALLPVDELAARLSGWWSERARQALRYAVLWRALGADAEALEWARDGVNQALKGWAARSGETYLESKWLPEQLARAGSEGRARAARVPSGVAESLAFAAELGVDGVPDDPGQLRFARRPGVTTWQIGDRVHVLRGDDVFVLADEAARAWRSVVFRRPVAAVLERGGAIGAELAEFVRLGFVGVEWRGAGVLNPALAMCDPVRPYTPVPHGAAPALGVRGAAGSGAAVTLSPLPARRFTECALRLVWSNIVLENAREDLAGAVKDGQWAVAGVAAHRMLAMAVRVLLSAFGVHPLPADVAAAVTLERLLPAAAEHRAELLGALATAQGARFDGAGDPTSALALLDDFVALVRRVAGGTDFPASFDSREQWRRTLAIGYDWLRIAGYLNTDLPLDEARDLLASGGQQPHLREGAQA; this is encoded by the coding sequence GTGGAGCCTGACGAGCACGTCGCGACGATCCGGGACTGGCTGGCCGCCCCCGCCACCGACGCCGGGGTCTACTTCGCCGAGGAGGGCGACGGCTGGGAGTACCGCAGCTACGCCGAGCTCGCCGAGTTGAGCTGGTCCATCGCCGCGCTCATGCGCGAGCGCGGGCTGCCCGGCGGCGCCGGGGTCTGCGTCATCATGCCGACCGGGTTCCCCTGCGCCGCCGCCTTCTACGCGGTCTGGGCCTGCGGCGGGATCTTCACGCCGGTGGCGCCGCCGCTCTTCGGCGACCTGGGCCAGTACATCGCGCACGTCGCCGCCATCCTGGAGCAGGCGCAGCCGCGGCTGGTGGTGACCTCGGTCGAGTTCGCCGACCTCGCCCGCCAGGCGCACGCGGCCGCGGGCCGCACCGACGAACCCCTTGTGGTCGACCCGGCGACCCTGCCCGCCGCGGGCGATCGGGAGTTCTCCGACCCGGACGAGTGCGCGCTGCTGCAGTTCACCTCCGGCTCCACCGGAACGCCGCGCGGGGTCCGGGTGAGCTGGCCCAACCTGGCCACCAATGTCGGCATGATCTCGCGGCTGGTGGACTGGCGGCCGGGCGAGGCCATGGTCTCCTGGCTGCCGCTCTATCACGACATGGGGCTCGTCGGGGCGTTCCTCACCACCGTCACCAACCAGGGCGACCTGTACCTGATGCGGCCGGACCAGTTCGTCCGCGACCCGGCGCGCTGGCTGCGCGCCATGACGAAGGCGCAGCACTCGCCGTCGCCGTCGTTCGCGCTCGGGTACGTGGCGCACCGGGTGCGGGCCGAGGAGATCGCCGGGCTCGATCTCTCCGGCTGGCGCACGCTCGCGGTCGGCTCGGAGCCGGTGGAGCTCGCCGACCTGCGCTCCTTCGCCGCGCTGACCGGGCCGCTCGGCTTCTCCACGCGCGCGTACACGCTCGCCTACGGGCTGGCGGAGTCGACGCTCATGGTGACCTCGTCGGCGCGGGACCGGCCGATCACCGCGCTGCGGGTGGACACGGCCGGGCTGCGGTTCGGTGCGCCGGTCCCCGTGCTCGAGGTCGCGGAGCTGCGCGACGGGGCGAGCGTCGAGGGGACGGGGTGGATCACCGGGCTCGGCTTCTCGACACCGGAATCGACGGTGCGCGTTGTCGATTCGGCGGGTGTCGAGCTGCCGGACGGCACGCTGGGCGAGATGACGGTGGTCGGCGGGTCGGTGGCGCTCGGGTACTCCGGGCCGCCGGGGCCCGCCTCGTCCACCCGGATCGAGGGCGGGGTGCTGTACTCCGGGGATGCCGGGTTCCTGTATCGCGGTGAGGTTTTCGTGCTGGGGCGGATGGGGTCGAGCCTGAAGGTGCGGGGCAAGCCGGTGTTCATGGAGGACATCGAGTCCCGGGTGGCGCAGGAGGCCGGGATCACGAAGGGGAAGCTGGCGGCGGTCGCGGTTCCGGATGCCGGGAATCAGGGGATCGTGCTCTTCGCCGAGTCGGCGCCGGGGGAGTGGTTGGCGAAGGCGCACAACATCATTCGCGGTGAGCTGGGGCCCGCGCAGACCGTGCGGATCGTGACCGGGCCGCGCGGGATCATTCAGCGGACCTCGAGCGGGAAGCCGCGGCGGCGGCACATGTGGGAGCTGTTCCGTTCGGGTGGGATTCCGGGCAGTGAAGTCTACGAGCCGGATCCATCGGTGGTCGGGGCGGATGGGCGCGAATCGCGCGCGGCCCGAGCGCGGCCGGGGCCGGCGCTGCCCGCGGAGCGAGTGGCCGGGCTACTGGAGGCGGCGCTGCGGCAGGTGCGGGTGCCGGAGGGGGCGGCGGTGCTGTTCGAGGGGTCGCTGGCGGAGGGGTTCGGCAATGCCGGCTCCGACGTGGACTTCCTGGTGGTGGCGGCGGGCGACGAGGAGCTGCCGACGCTGCCGACCGTGCTCTTCGTGGACGGGCGGCGGGTGGAGATCCGCACCCGCTCGGTCGCCCAGCTGCACCGGCAGCTGGTCACCGTCGCCGAGGGTTCGGCGCTCGGCGAGGACGTGCTGAACCGGTGCCAGCGGTTCCTCGGTGCCACCGTCGTCCGGTCGGGGGCCGCGGTGGACCTCGACGCGCTGCGCGCTCTGCTCCCGGTCGATGAACTCGCCGCCCGGCTCTCCGGCTGGTGGAGCGAGCGGGCCCGGCAGGCGCTGCGGTACGCCGTGCTCTGGCGCGCGCTCGGCGCCGACGCCGAGGCGCTGGAGTGGGCGAGGGACGGGGTGAACCAGGCGCTCAAGGGGTGGGCGGCGCGGTCGGGGGAGACCTATCTGGAGAGCAAGTGGCTGCCCGAGCAGCTGGCACGGGCCGGTTCCGAGGGGCGTGCGCGGGCGGCCCGGGTGCCGTCCGGGGTCGCGGAGTCGCTCGCCTTCGCGGCGGAGCTCGGGGTCGACGGGGTGCCGGACGACCCGGGGCAGCTGCGCTTCGCCCGGCGTCCGGGGGTGACCACCTGGCAGATCGGCGATCGGGTGCACGTGCTGCGCGGGGACGACGTGTTCGTGCTCGCCGACGAGGCGGCGCGGGCCTGGCGGTCGGTGGTGTTCCGGCGGCCGGTGGCCGCGGTGCTGGAGCGGGGCGGTGCGATCGGGGCCGAGCTGGCGGAGTTCGTGCGGCTCGGATTCGTCGGGGTCGAGTGGCGCGGAGCCGGGGTGCTGAACCCCGCACTCGCCATGTGCGACCCGGTCCGGCCGTACACCCCGGTTCCGCACGGCGCCGCGCCCGCGCTCGGCGTGCGCGGGGCGGCGGGGAGCGGAGCCGCGGTGACGCTCTCGCCGCTGCCCGCGCGCCGTTTCACCGAGTGCGCGCTGCGGCTGGTGTGGTCGAACATCGTGCTGGAGAACGCCAGGGAGGATCTGGCCGGTGCGGTAAAGGACGGGCAGTGGGCGGTCGCAGGCGTCGCGGCGCACCGCATGCTCGCCATGGCGGTCCGGGTGCTGCTCTCCGCCTTCGGCGTCCACCCGCTGCCCGCCGACGTCGCGGCCGCGGTAACGCTCGAGCGGCTGCTGCCCGCCGCCGCCGAGCACCGCGCCGAGCTGCTCGGCGCGCTCGCGACCGCGCAGGGTGCGCGGTTCGACGGGGCGGGCGATCCGACCTCCGCCCTCGCCCTGCTCGACGACTTCGTGGCACTGGTCCGCCGGGTCGCGGGCGGCACCGACTTCCCCGCCTCCTTCGACTCGAGGGAACAGTGGCGCCGCACCCTCGCCATCGGCTACGACTGGCTGCGCATCGCCGGCTATCTGAACACCGACCTCCCGCTGGACGAGGCGCGCGACCTGCTCGCCTCGGGCGGGCAGCAACCGCATCTCCGGGAAGGAGCGCAGGCATGA
- a CDS encoding acyl carrier protein — protein MSDPTAAARVRELVAAMAPRPAAELTAEHRLIEDLGYDSLRLMELTVVLERSFGLPGYKPEQLAGVLRVGQVEALIGSSLAERTA, from the coding sequence ATGAGCGACCCCACCGCGGCCGCGCGGGTCCGTGAACTGGTCGCCGCCATGGCGCCGCGCCCGGCCGCCGAGCTCACCGCCGAGCACCGCCTCATCGAGGACCTCGGCTACGACTCGCTGCGGCTCATGGAGCTCACCGTCGTCCTGGAGCGCAGCTTCGGCCTGCCCGGGTACAAACCCGAGCAGCTCGCGGGCGTGCTCCGGGTCGGCCAGGTGGAGGCACTGATCGGCTCCTCGCTCGCGGAGCGCACCGCGTGA
- a CDS encoding SDR family oxidoreductase: MTGAVLVTGASGLVGAEVVARLRAAGRPVIALLHAASAIVGNDGTLLEPDERLSGDIREPGFGGAATDLDGRVALIVHCAATTAFDATERQYAELNVRGTENVLALARRWAVPLVHVSTAYVCGMRGGTVLEDELEHGQTFGNGYEASKYRAEQLVRESGADWAVVRPGIVTGASDTGAIRDRKNLYTVLKLMVEGKLRSLPGRYDATLSLAPVDHVADLIATAALDFDRVRGRTLHAVGRDTLSLREVSDVLAEYPSFAVATFVPESTFAETDLPPIEREYYRRIGALYTSYFVRRLRFDTRAADVLCPAPESGAEYLRLLLDHCLEVGYLGDPLPSIEEILAGSRR; the protein is encoded by the coding sequence GTGACCGGCGCCGTGCTGGTGACCGGAGCCAGCGGCCTGGTCGGCGCCGAGGTGGTGGCCCGGCTCCGGGCCGCGGGCCGCCCGGTGATCGCGCTGCTGCACGCCGCGTCGGCCATCGTCGGCAACGACGGCACCCTCCTCGAACCGGACGAGCGGCTCTCCGGCGACATCCGCGAGCCCGGCTTCGGCGGCGCGGCGACCGATCTCGACGGCCGCGTCGCGCTGATCGTGCACTGCGCCGCCACCACCGCCTTCGACGCCACCGAGCGGCAGTACGCGGAGCTGAACGTCCGCGGCACCGAGAACGTGCTCGCGCTGGCCAGGCGATGGGCCGTCCCGCTGGTGCACGTGAGCACCGCCTACGTCTGCGGCATGCGTGGCGGCACCGTGCTGGAGGACGAGCTGGAGCACGGCCAGACCTTCGGCAACGGGTACGAGGCGAGCAAGTACCGGGCCGAGCAGCTGGTCCGCGAGTCCGGCGCGGATTGGGCCGTGGTGCGGCCGGGCATCGTCACCGGCGCGAGCGACACCGGCGCCATCCGCGACCGCAAGAACCTGTACACCGTGCTCAAGCTCATGGTCGAGGGCAAGCTGCGCTCGCTCCCCGGCCGCTACGACGCCACCCTGAGCCTCGCCCCGGTCGACCACGTCGCCGATCTGATCGCCACCGCCGCACTCGATTTCGACCGGGTGCGCGGCCGGACGCTGCACGCGGTCGGGCGGGACACGCTCTCCCTGCGCGAGGTCTCCGACGTGCTGGCCGAGTACCCGTCGTTCGCCGTGGCGACCTTCGTCCCGGAGTCGACCTTCGCGGAGACCGACCTGCCGCCGATCGAGCGCGAGTACTACCGGCGCATCGGCGCGCTCTACACCAGCTACTTCGTCCGCAGGCTGCGCTTCGACACCCGCGCCGCGGACGTGCTGTGCCCGGCGCCCGAGTCCGGCGCCGAGTACCTGCGGCTGCTGCTCGACCACTGCCTCGAGGTCGGCTACCTGGGCGACCCGCTGCCCTCGATCGAGGAGATCCTGGCCGGGAGCAGGCGGTGA
- a CDS encoding nucleoside-diphosphate kinase: MSGDALGALLARLTPQPEKVAAYRGDTYVAESVEQLERLGLDPAAFAIGHSMLLLKPDAIVARAVDPALKWLHDNGYRVIAAEVVPVNRHLARALWYYAWNIASPERRRLADLLVGISDALLLVVTAPDDPIPVSLRLARAKGPTDPRKRRPGELRHLLGRDNYLLNLVHTPDDPADVLRELAIYFPEHARAEVIAAVGDAPVAPPVPADRARALAEELYARTPERSFDPGTALERIRADLGASDSDDYPTLLDTALTRGTPVDPWSAIVLGSQVLPMRTGTEAQTLRPVTATDWTEKFG; this comes from the coding sequence GTGAGCGGGGACGCGCTCGGGGCGCTGCTGGCCCGGCTCACCCCGCAGCCGGAGAAGGTAGCCGCCTACCGCGGTGACACCTACGTCGCCGAGAGCGTCGAGCAGCTCGAGCGGCTCGGGCTCGACCCGGCCGCCTTCGCCATCGGCCACTCCATGCTGCTGCTGAAACCGGACGCGATCGTCGCGCGCGCCGTCGACCCCGCCCTGAAGTGGTTGCACGACAACGGGTATCGAGTGATCGCCGCCGAGGTCGTTCCGGTGAACCGGCACCTGGCCCGCGCCCTCTGGTACTACGCCTGGAACATCGCCTCGCCCGAGCGCCGCCGCCTCGCCGACCTGCTCGTCGGCATCTCCGACGCCCTGCTCCTCGTCGTCACCGCCCCCGACGACCCCATCCCGGTCTCCCTCCGGCTGGCCCGCGCCAAGGGGCCGACCGACCCGCGCAAGCGCCGCCCCGGCGAGCTGCGCCACCTCCTCGGCCGCGACAACTACCTCCTCAACCTGGTGCACACCCCCGACGATCCCGCCGACGTCCTCCGCGAACTCGCCATCTACTTCCCGGAACACGCCCGCGCCGAGGTCATAGCAGCCGTCGGCGATGCGCCGGTCGCCCCGCCCGTACCGGCGGATCGAGCCCGCGCACTGGCCGAGGAGCTGTACGCCCGAACCCCCGAACGCTCCTTCGACCCCGGCACCGCCCTGGAGCGAATCCGCGCCGACCTCGGTGCATCCGACAGCGACGACTACCCCACCCTGCTCGACACCGCACTGACCCGAGGCACCCCGGTCGACCCGTGGTCGGCGATAGTCCTCGGCTCCCAGGTACTGCCCATGCGCACCGGCACCGAAGCCCAGACCCTGCGCCCGGTAACCGCCACCGACTGGACGGAGAAATTCGGATGA
- a CDS encoding ScbA/BarX family gamma-butyrolactone biosynthesis protein yields the protein MSLEAVVAGVSHQQPIRRELTHRAAVAEVFVTSLAGRDTGGYLAGAQLPRMHAYYGDHTGAPARLHDPLLIMETARQASIALTHEFFGAPLDSAFLVRTFNGTGVRGVAWECTPDPTNLVLAVDVPRVHHQAGAVCGMDMILEISCPAGPLMTVDGSFSWTSPDRWSRLRSAFRQSLELPPAPGPTVAAEPVPPGAVGRENRRNVIVGAPEQLGAPARAGAAPRIGDAVRVPLAVDPLHPFLFDHHLDHVPGSVLLEAARQSALTLLNAESANPQLLSVTSRFDRFAELDLRTECRAEITARTGDLTTVRCVIAQEATAAEIELTFLDGREPG from the coding sequence ATGAGCCTGGAAGCCGTCGTCGCCGGCGTATCCCACCAGCAACCCATACGCCGCGAGCTGACCCACCGCGCCGCCGTGGCCGAGGTCTTCGTCACCTCGCTCGCGGGCCGGGACACCGGCGGCTACCTGGCCGGTGCGCAACTCCCGAGAATGCACGCCTACTACGGCGACCACACCGGCGCCCCCGCCCGTCTGCACGACCCGCTGCTCATCATGGAGACCGCCCGCCAGGCATCGATCGCGCTCACCCACGAGTTCTTCGGCGCACCGCTGGATTCGGCGTTCCTGGTCCGCACCTTCAACGGCACCGGTGTCCGGGGAGTCGCCTGGGAGTGCACCCCCGACCCCACGAATCTGGTTCTCGCGGTCGATGTCCCGCGCGTGCACCACCAGGCGGGCGCGGTCTGCGGCATGGACATGATCCTGGAGATCTCCTGCCCCGCGGGTCCCCTGATGACGGTGGACGGCTCCTTCTCCTGGACCTCCCCAGACCGCTGGTCCCGCCTGCGCAGCGCCTTCCGGCAGAGCCTCGAACTCCCGCCCGCCCCCGGCCCGACGGTCGCCGCCGAGCCGGTACCGCCCGGAGCGGTCGGCCGGGAGAACCGGCGCAACGTGATCGTCGGTGCCCCCGAACAGCTCGGGGCCCCTGCGCGGGCCGGTGCCGCGCCGCGGATCGGCGATGCCGTCCGGGTACCGCTGGCGGTCGACCCGCTGCACCCGTTCCTCTTCGACCACCACCTCGACCACGTGCCCGGCAGCGTCCTCCTGGAAGCCGCGAGACAGAGCGCCCTCACCCTGCTGAACGCCGAATCCGCGAACCCGCAACTCCTCTCCGTCACCAGCCGCTTCGACCGCTTCGCCGAACTCGACCTCCGCACCGAATGCCGAGCCGAGATCACCGCCCGCACCGGCGACCTGACCACGGTGCGCTGCGTGATCGCCCAGGAAGCCACCGCCGCCGAGATCGAGCTGACCTTCCTGGACGGCCGGGAACCCGGGTGA